A window of Gadus chalcogrammus isolate NIFS_2021 chromosome 2, NIFS_Gcha_1.0, whole genome shotgun sequence genomic DNA:
gcctgtcttaTGACTTGAAAAGAAGTCAGGTCATCCAAACAGTTAAAccacactaataatataattgatgtaatgatcactgaacactgcattcctcaaaaatataaaagaatacacagaaagctctacaaacatttttattctaggaaatgtatgtatattaaagaataaaggttttcttttaacaaatgtatttttttatttattaactgttaatccattagtatgatttgttctttaaatggccatatataatatttatatacttctgtatattaaataaatggtcgttcattcgacttttaaaactcaacatcctaaacaatcaatcaaaccacaacagtttactaaaataggctctgcccatgcactgcgatgttctggcaaaagcacaaccagataggaaatcaatcacaacataatgtcccataccgtatcaacctcaggagatgattggggtatgaagaactgtgacactgacgcttgggtcttctgtgatctttcgtgtctgcagtgttgctctcctgttgcatgctgtctgatgtcagacagcccaccgtgcgccactgaaaacactcgtcgacatattttacaacttgccttgtaaacatctccattgacgctgtccagccaaggatgtgcgtcttcccactcacgtccgtacttctgcaagcgtttacgcttttgaggacgtggtggagtaccgggtgtagcgggcatttttaaaaggcgcgggttttgtgagcagcgccggtgtgtggtgtctgtcgctaggcaaccgcgaccaccacacgcatgcgcagacacacagatgaccggagcgggtcttgcgtagatcccgccgcgacaattttgctgaccgtagtattccctgtgttttgttttgatcattattgttagatttagtatttgtgtgtgtgacagacatgtgtattggacatttatggaaatacggaacaaattgcgtcccgtattggttcaatacgggacgcaaaatttaattgccaaataagggacgattccgtattttacgggacggttggcaaccctagATAAGACCCCCAACTCACCCTGTAGTCGAAGCCTGGCTGTGTCCAAAGGAAAGAAGACGCTCATTGCTGTCACGCTTCCCTAAATTGGCGACAATCAAGTGTAATGTTTAACTGACGGACAAGATAATAAGTCAACCAATGTTGTTGACATCACTAATGGATGAAACATTCGAACAAAAagtacaaataaaaatgttttaaatggttcgtgtgtgtgaatgtgttttctcACCACTGCCCCCGCTACCGCATGAACGAGCGTCTCGTAGGACAAGATACTAGATGGACCGGTGTTTGACATTTCTGCACTTGCTAAACTAGGATAAATAGCaaacaatatataaataaatgggtACAGAGCAATTTATGAAAACTAGGTAGATATATGATATGGTCCCTCTTTGTGTTGAGTTAAGCAAAACCAAAACAATGGAATGATCTGAAGTATCCCGACTGTGAGAACTGGCGAGTCCTTCTGTGGTAACCCTCCCCTGTCCGAGACGAGAGTGCAAGGCGATAGGCGGGGACATCGCCATCTATTGAGGAGGAGTCTGTTGTGTCATTCTATAAGCAGTAGTAGTTCTCATCACTCTAAACATTTTTGATTTCTTTGACTTTTACTGTTAAATTTAAAATATAGTTCAATATCAATCTTTTTCTGATGCAATGAACGTGAACTTGATCTTTCAATTATATTAAGCTtatgaaaaacatttaaaaagaaaataacttGTTTACCAACAagatattttataaaaaaaaacttttcaagcACACAATGACGCTTGGAATCAAAGGTCCATGGCGTGTGGCTTGCTCCTTGGATGCCACGCAGAGACTGGACTTTGCCTCTTTTTTATAGCGGGCAGGGAATGCAGCAATTACGTTCACGCCCAGTCCTACTCTATTTGCCATTCTCTTGTGTGCTTCCAGTCAGAACAATTACCCAAAATGACGGGCTCCTTCCAGGACTTTTAAATTAttactgttttatttatttttttaaggcagTTGTGATATATAGGATATAAATATTTAGAAGGGGAGATTAACAATGTCTAGGTACCATAAAGCTGCGATTGACGGGTACTTGGATCTACTGAAGGAGGCCACGAAAAAGGACTTGAACACACCGGACGAGGATGGCATGACACCCACCCTATGGGCTGCCTTTCACGGGCACGGCGATGCCCTTCAGCTGATATGCAGTCGGGGGTGAGTTAAAGCCCCCCtttgagaaataaaaaaatctagGAACAACAGATTGATGATAGTTCGGTTTTCACACAGAACCATCAttattttcctcttcctctaaaTATATGTCCATTTTAATATATAGGCTATGTTGCACCTATTTATCAATAATGCTTTAGGCCTAATATTTAGCCTTCATAGATAGACGgcttttgtttttgtaattAGGCCTTTAATCTCTAATGTTTACTTTGTAATAAACTGAGTGTTAGAATTTAGAAATAAAAAATGGAACTTTAAATGTTTAGTAATCCTACATTTTGTCCTTGTTGGTCATGTTAAGTTGAGGATGTGGCCTTATTGAGCTGTTGTCATCACCATACTATAAACCTGTATGTTTGGTCCTATGCTTAACTTTAAGTTTAATCTCTAATGTTTACTTTGTAAGAAAGTAAACTAATCCTCCACTGTATGGACTCTCTCATGCACTGAGCCAAATGTTAAATCATCCAAAGCCTGTTAAACAAAAGACCCCTTCATTCATaacctcccccaacccccctctctgtctctctcaatatAACAAATATGTTCTCCAAAGTCTTACTGCGATGAGGCccaaaataataaatcaattaaatctTATATATTACAACGTGGATGACCAGGGGGCATAATTCTGTGTACCATATTTTAGTTATAGCCTGTGGTCATAAATACCTTCTGTTTGTTGAGTGATATCCACAATGTTGCTATGATACCAACtaaattatttttattgcaAGAGGTATAGCAGGACTTTCATTCTTAATAGCTCACTCATTAACCTTCGTCATGTTGAGATCTCAGTGTcatgtgttattttgtttctTGACCTTTTATTAGTTTAAATAGTATACTCCATCTCTGCTCAACTGAATGTTAGTGCAAATGTAGATGCagaaaaaagaatatatattgatacataatatatataatgtattttgATGGGCTTCTTAGCCTTCATTCATAGGACAGTAGGTTGAAGGAGAAAGGGAATGAAATAAACCATTGTCAACCATCACAGTTATCTGGTGCTACATGAGCTCACTGATAActcttcgtcttcgtcttcgtcttcttcttcttcttcttcttcttcttcttcttcttcttgatcATCCTCTtccgcttcctcttcctcttcgttTGCAGCGGAGACCCAGACAGGTGTGACATCTGGGGAAACACACCGTTGCACCACGCTGCCAACAATGGCCACATGCACATCCTCAGCTTTCTGGTCAACTTCAACGCCAACCTTTTCGCCCTGGACAACGAGTTCCACACGGCCATGGATGTGGCCGCGTCGCGCGACCGCATGGACTGCGTGCGCTTCCTGGACGCCTCCGCCTCCCAGCGTACCACCAAGGACCCTAGGCGAGTGGCGaacctgaagaaggaggccacCAAAGAGGCAGAGAAACGAGTGAAGCTCTGCGAGAAGGTCAAGAAACGCCACCAGACCAAGATGGACAAGATGTACCAGACCAACAGCGGGTCCATATCCAAACACGGCACCGGGGCGCAGACATCCACCACGGGCTCCCTGTCCAATGAGCAGTTCTCCCAGCTCATCAATTCCAAGCCGTCTGGTTCACTCTCAAAAAGCGTCATGGGAACCCTGCAGAGATTTGGGAAGAAAGATAAGGGGGGCACCTTACCAAAAGGGGGAGGGGACGGGAATGTCGTCTTCGGGACCCAGGGGAACCCAGAGTTTCTGGGCGTCTTCAGCGAGCAGGAAGAGAACGAGGAGGAAACGGAGGACGCCCACAGGGGCGAGGATGACGCGGAAGGCGCCCAAAACAAACTTTCCATCTTCAACCGACCTGGCCTCGGGGGTCTGACCTTCATGAAAAAGTTGGGTTCGGATGCCGACGACATGCCCAACGAGAGCAACGAGAACCTGGGCTTCCTCGTCCAAAACGAGATCTTCGGGGCGGGAGACGACGATGGAGGAGCCGGCGGCTTTGACGCCGACGTTCCCTGGGAGCAGGACGAGCTGGGGCTGGACGACGAGCTTGACGAGGAGACGTCCCCTTTGGACACCTTCTTGTCGACCCTCTCCCTGCAGGAGTTCACCATGGCGTTTAACCGGGAGAAGCTGGACCTGGAGGCACTCATGCTCTGCTCCGACGATGACCTCAAGGGCATTCGCATCCAGTTGGGCCCGAGGAAGAAGATTCTAGAGGCGGCTGCTCGCAGAACAAGTGCACTTTCAAGTCCTGGCAAAATGAAAGTCACCGTCCTGTGATAGGATCGGAACTATTGAACTGTTGATTAGCAATGctgtttaaatataaaaaacaaatcaaccGCTGTGTTTTTCGGCATGACCCATGTGTCTGTATTTTAATAAAATAGTGAAAGTTGGTGACACAATTCATTTAATAAAACGTATTTAACAGATAATTTGTCAAATGTGTGAGGATGTTGATATTGTCAGAAACCCAGGAGGGTTTAAACCGCAATATGAATGTCATGTATTATTATACCTGGCATTAAGGTTAACCACAACATATGGCAAAAAGCCACATACAAGTAAAATGAAATAATCGACTTGATTGCGTGTTGATTTAttattgaataaaatgtatttcacagatgttttgtgaaatgtgtgATTATGTTGATAAGGTCAGGAACCCAGGAGGTTAAACCATGACATGAATATCGTACATCATTACACCTTGCATTAATGTTAAGCATAACAGACGGTAAAAAGCTACAAGAACTTCTACATAATCTACTTTATTGCTATGGCTACAATTTAAGAAAGTTATTATTTGATAGCAAAGAACATCGACAACTAGGAGTGTATCTTCAAACGGGGTCAGCACTATGTTCCCACAGCCCAATGGTCCCGCAGCCCAATGTCCAACATTTCTAAGGATTCCTTTTCAATGAAAATTTTGTAAATTAGGCCCTAGTGTTCCCACAGCCCTAAGTTCCTAGATTTCTATGATTTTTCTTATTTCTAAGTTTTTTCTCAAAATTAAACCCTTTGGTCCCACATTTCTAGGACATTTTCAAAATGAGGTCTTGCCTTCCTTATATTTCCCTTCAATTCATGCCCTATCCTCTCACAAGATTTTTTGGAAGCACTTTATAGTAAATTAATGTGTATTTTTTCCGTCAATATTTGGTGAAAAGCATAGcagacagggttaggggtaACCCTAGCTCAATTTCAACAAGATGTTTTTGGCTCAAATGAGGCAGGATCCAACGGTGCCAGTGAAATTTGGGAACATAAGAactcattttgaaaaaaaaacttttaaatGTGGGAACATAGGGCTGTGGGAACATAGGCACCCTCCCGACTAGCCAATGACAAATGGGAACGCTAAGTGCTGCAAACCAGGAAACTACATTCTCGCTAGAGCAGGTCGGACGTACCGGTGTACCATACAAATGGATAGCACCTTTACGTTCCCGTTTGTCTTTGTGATGTGTCATGTCATTGGTTAGTCATTGTTATTGATAGCTACATAAGCTAGGGACTGCAGATGGAAATGAGCTTTTAGCTATAATCTGGTACAGGCCATTTTTTTACTCCACGTAATTAATGAACATTGTACATGGTCCCTGTTtcaaataaaccaataaaataataagcctctttagcaaaccagctcaaaaacaaacaacacaactttacattgtagaccgtgcaatgcataaattggtgaccggaatagaGTAGCAAtataatcaagtgtgtaagagcatttcaAATCGATATTAAAATTGTTAACCATTTATGTTGTCGAGTCGTATGGTCAGCCTCACTGAACTCGTTATACTCAGAATCCTGAGTATAACCTCCTTGAAATgctgcaagaaagctgggagatttacaCCTTACGACTCGTACGGGTGGGCGTACCATACAAATGGAAAGCAAAGTGCTACAAGTCAGGAAATTACGTCACAAGAGCGTCACCCGCGCGCAAAGTTCTAGCAAATCTAAAGACGCGTTCATGGTCCTGGTAATAATGAGACACCTCgtcagtgatgacgctcacgctTCCGCGTGTTCCCGAAAGcgaccgttcatgtgcactgCGTTCGGAATCTAGAAGTTCCTCAgtcagaactaaacagaacATAGTAGGATCAGTTTCATGTTCGaatgcctttatttccttgtagcctATCACCTCCTATCCACTGGTGTAGTCCAGGGTATACGCGGGTATAtggcgtatacccacttatcTTTCAGTCAgcattgcgtatacccacttctaAATCCCCCCAGATGCGCACCATTCAGTAGTATCTGCAAGCCAAATTGCCCACTTTTTCCCTAGGATGGTGAAGCCAtgacccacgctactctgccTCTTATTGGCTAATACTCGCTGCCTTTACTGATTAGATTGGTTAACTGTAGGCATGAAGATGAAAGAGCCAatcggagggagagaagggcgGGTCATGCCGAGGTAAATATTGCTAAAGTCAAATTTACTTTTACAAGTTTACTTTAAATAATTTGCCTTTAggatttataataataataatccggTCAAATGAAGTGAGCTATCCAAACAAAAATTTAATTTGACGATTTCAAACGTCCTCGCGAATCAATATCAGCCAGCAGCTCAGCTAATGTCAGCGATGCTACACCGGTACAGTTAACGCTGACGCCCgctctgccccccacccccgccggAGAGGATGCTGTCAGTGAAGGAGATGCTGCCTCTCTGCCCACAGACAAAGATGCCGGTACAACTTCGGATGAAGACGTCAACTACGGTAGGTGGGCCTGggccctttttattttattgctggACCTTGTAAATGATGTTAATAACATATCAGGGCTCGACAGTCACGGTTATAGCTACAGCTACTTCATGTGTAAGTTACatgacttatttttttttgcgcGCGCGTGAGTTAAACAATGACAGCATCCATGTCACCTCCAGGGCTCCATTGTAATTgactgtttgggggggggggggtaattttTGATTGCTAGTTTGGGTAACTTCTGAAACAGTGGACACAGAGAAATattgtgtgggcgtgcgtgcgtgcgtgcgtgcgtgcgtgcgtgcgtgcgtgcgtgcgtgcgtgcgtgcgtgcgtgcgtgcgtgcgtgcgtgcgtgcgtccttGGATCCTTGGATGTATGTGGAAGAAATGgaccatgcacacatacagttGGGGATAAAGTACTTCAAGTTATCTCAGGACACTTTTCAAATAGAGAAGGTCAGTGACCCAACAGTACCACCATGAGCAAGCACTTGGCGACAGGGGCAAGGAAAAACTGCCTTTTAAGAGGCAGAAACCTAGGACAGATCCTACGGCTctaggtgggagagagagagaagagagagagagagagagagagagagagagagagagagagagttgcacAGCAACGACACTAGCAAAAACTACACTAATAGTagatgatgacgatgacaaCAGCAACGATGGGGGACAAAAAGCAGTGACAATAGAAACTGTAGTAATACATTTttgtactgtctgtatgtatttttgCATTGTTTGTTTATGCTTCACAGGATGTCTGGTCTGTAGCAGTGTGAACTCCATTGGGATCAACAAGGAGCAAGGTGTATCACTCTCAAGAGAATGGATGAACTTTGAAATTCAAGTGTCTGGCCAGCGAAGTAGAACAACAAGTCTGTCTGCCTTGAGAAATAAGGTGAGGAAACATGCTTTGTCCAAGGCCCACACACTGAACGTGGCAGAGCAACAGGACAAAGCTGCAATTGAGCAATGCTATGACTGAGTCCTACATGAAGGAAACTGAAGCTGTGTTTCGAACAGCCTACCATATTGCCAAAAAAACCGACCCTTTTCTGACCATGAGAGCCTCACCGAGCTGCAG
This region includes:
- the anks4b gene encoding ankyrin repeat and SAM domain-containing protein 4B, giving the protein MSRYHKAAIDGYLDLLKEATKKDLNTPDEDGMTPTLWAAFHGHGDALQLICSRGGDPDRCDIWGNTPLHHAANNGHMHILSFLVNFNANLFALDNEFHTAMDVAASRDRMDCVRFLDASASQRTTKDPRRVANLKKEATKEAEKRVKLCEKVKKRHQTKMDKMYQTNSGSISKHGTGAQTSTTGSLSNEQFSQLINSKPSGSLSKSVMGTLQRFGKKDKGGTLPKGGGDGNVVFGTQGNPEFLGVFSEQEENEEETEDAHRGEDDAEGAQNKLSIFNRPGLGGLTFMKKLGSDADDMPNESNENLGFLVQNEIFGAGDDDGGAGGFDADVPWEQDELGLDDELDEETSPLDTFLSTLSLQEFTMAFNREKLDLEALMLCSDDDLKGIRIQLGPRKKILEAAARRTSALSSPGKMKVTVL